The following proteins come from a genomic window of Triticum aestivum cultivar Chinese Spring chromosome 6A, IWGSC CS RefSeq v2.1, whole genome shotgun sequence:
- the LOC123128009 gene encoding serine/threonine receptor-like kinase NFP: MPRNPTSAGRRPQPHPRPHPTHPPLTTTAAGAARHHRPPAYVTPELPPASHHHHHPKPRPFTLRSAAQAMMMPLTRRRLLATLLCLCALPSPARSQNASATPAPASVEGFNCSANGTYPCQAYALYRAGFAGVPLDLAAVGDLFGVSRFMLAHANNLSTSAAPAAGQPLLVPLQCGCPSGSPNAYAPTQYQISSGDTFWIVSVTKLQNLTQYQAVERVNPTVVPTKLEVADMVTFPIFCQCPTAAQNATALVTYVMQQGDTYASIAAAFAVDAQSLVSLNGPERGTQLFSEILVPLRRKVPQWLPPIVTRNDVPATPPSPPPTATPGPSDVADNRGGVVTGLAVGLGVVGGLWLLQLLLLGCLWRRLKATGRRGDAVASGEGGEGGRSGKSASGSGGVGGERFLVSDISEWLDKYRVFKVEELERGTDGFDDAHLIQGSVYKANIGGEVFAVKKMKWDACEELKILQKVNHSNLVKLEGFCINTATGDCFLVYEYVENGSLDLCLLDRARARRLDWRTRLHIALDLAHGLQYIHEHTWPRVVHKDVKSSNVLLDARMRAKIANFGLAKTGHNAVTTHIVGTQGYIAPEYLVDGLVTTKMDVFAYGVVLLELVSGREAAGDGGELLLPDAEERVFRGREDRLEARAAAWMDPVLADQNCPPGSVATVMGVARACLQRDPAKRPSMVDVAYTLSRADEYFADYSGESVSVDGSGEIAAR; encoded by the exons ATGCCCCGGAACCCGACGAGCGCAGGCAGGCGGCCGCAACCGCACCCACGCCCACACCCGACGCATCCGCCGCTCACGACAACGGCCGCCGGAGCAGCTCGACACCATCGTCCTCCGGCATATGTCACCCCCGAGCTGCCACCcgcgagccaccaccaccaccaccccaaaCCCCGTCCATTCACCCTCCGGTCCGCGGCGCAAGCCATGATGATGCCCCTGACGCGGCGGCGGCTGCTGGCCACGCTGCTCTGCCTGTGCGCGCTCCCCTCCCCGGCGCGGTCCCAGAACGCGAGCGCCACGCCGGCGCCGGCCAGCGTGGAGGGGTTCAACTGCTCCGCCAACGGCACCTACCCGTGCCAGGCCTACGCGCTGTACCGGGCAGGCTTCGCCGGGGTGCCGCTCGACCTCGCGGCGGTGGGCGACCTCTTCGGCGTCAGCCGCTTCATGCTCGCGCACGCCAACAACCTGTCCACCTCGGCCGCGCCGGCCGCGGGGCAGCCGCTGCTCGTGCCGCTCCAGTGCGGCTGCCCCTCCGGCTCGCCCAACGCCTACGCGCCCACGCAGTACCAGATCAGCTCCGGCGACACCTTCTGGATCGTCTCCGTCACCAAGCTGCAGAACCTCACGCAGTACCAGGCCGTGGAGCGCGTCAACCCCACGGTGGTGCCCACCAAGCTCGAGGTCGCCGACATGGTCACGTTCCCCATCTTCTGCCAGTGCCCCACCGCCGCCCAGAACGCCACCGCGCTCGTCACCTACGTGATGCAGCAGGGCGACACCTacgcctccatcgccgccgccttcgccgtcgACGCGCAGTCCCTCGTCTCCCTCAACGGGCCCGAGCGGGGCACGCAGCTATTCTCCGAGATACTAGTGCCGCTCCGTCGGAAGGTGCCGCAGTGGCTGCCGCCAATCGTGACCCGCAACGACGTGCCGGCcacgccgccgtccccgccgcctacCGCGACGCCCGGCCCAAGCGACGTGGCCGACAACCGAGGCGGGGTGGTCACCGGGCTGGCCGTCGGGTTGGGCGTGGTCGGCGGGCTttggctgctgcagctgctgctgctgggctgcctGTGGAGGCGGCTCaaggcgacggggcggcgagggGACGCGGTGGcgagcggcgagggcggcgagggcggcaggtCTGGCAAGAGCGCGTCCGGCTCCGGCGGCGTGGGAGGGGAGAGATTCCTAGTGAGTGACATATCCGAGTGGCTGGACAAGTACAGGGTGTTCAAGGTGGAGGAGCTGGAGCGCGGCACCGACGGGTTCGACGACGCGCACCTCATCCAGGGCAGCGTGTACAAGGCCAACATCGGCGGCGAGGTCTTCGCCGTGAAGAAGATGAAGTGGGATGCCTGCGAGGAGCTCAAGATCCTGCAGAAG GTGAACCACAGCAACCTGGTGAAGCTGGAGGGGTTCTGCATCAACACGGCGACGGGCGACTGCTTCCTGGTGTACGAGTACGTGGAGAACGGGTCCCTGGACCTGTGCCTGCTGGACCGcgcgcgggcgcggcggctggactGGCGCACGCGGCTCCACATCGCGCTGGACCTCGCCCACGGCCTCCAGTACATCCACGAGCACACCTGGCCGCGCGTGGTGCACAAGGACGTCAAGAGCAGCAACGTGCTCCTGGACGCCCGCATGCGCGCCAAGATCGCCAACTTCGGCCTCGCCAAGACCGGCCACAACGCGGTCACCACCCACATCGTGGGCACGCAGGGCTACATCGCGCCCGAGTACCTCGTCGACGGCCTCGTCACCACCAAGATGGACGTCTTCGCCTACGGCGTCGTCCTGCTCGAGCTCGTCTCCGGCCGCGaggccgccggcgacggcggcgagctgcTGCTGCCCGACGCGGAGGAGAGGGTGTTCCGCGGCCGGGAGGACCGGCTGGAGGCGCGCGCGGCCGCGTGGATGGACCCCGTGCTCGCCGACCAGAACTGCCCGCCGGGGAGCGTGGCCACCGTCATGGGCGTGGCCAGGGCGTGCCTGCAGCGGGACCCGGCCAAGCGGCCGAGCATGGTGGACGTGGCCTACACCCTGTCCAGGGCGGACGAGTACTTCGCGGACTACTCCGGCGAGAGCGTGTCCGTGGATGGCAGCGGCGAGATCGCCGCGCGGTGA